One stretch of Dehalogenimonas sp. THU2 DNA includes these proteins:
- a CDS encoding sensor histidine kinase has translation MRIGLLALLIAVTMIVPNLILLESPITGDDIIEIIGIVIIGLVVNLWLESYETDKRHRQMAYLRLESAQRELQRMQQNLRFYLKQITLAQEEERRRIAQELHDDTAQDLIAISRKIDGFMSLHPALTSPDEAYLEDMHQHVNRTLSSVRRFSQDLRPSVLDDLGLIPAIEWLVPDLAQYFKLNIELAINGTIRRFPPEKELVLFRIVQESLRNVGKHAAASHVWVMIDFLPQRTVLTIKDNGKGFHPPDRIGDLAVSGKLGLTGMQERAQLIGAKMNIDSIPGQGTTVMVTLPVSSTSPDHPY, from the coding sequence ATGCGTATTGGGTTACTCGCTCTGCTTATCGCAGTAACGATGATCGTGCCAAATCTAATTCTCCTAGAATCACCGATTACTGGCGATGATATCATTGAGATCATCGGTATCGTGATCATCGGTCTGGTGGTCAACCTATGGTTGGAAAGCTATGAAACGGATAAACGCCACCGCCAAATGGCGTATTTAAGATTGGAAAGCGCTCAAAGAGAACTGCAAAGAATGCAACAGAATCTCAGATTCTATCTTAAACAAATCACACTAGCCCAAGAAGAAGAGCGCCGCCGTATCGCCCAGGAACTACATGATGATACTGCCCAAGACCTCATCGCGATCTCCCGAAAAATTGATGGTTTCATGTCCCTCCATCCGGCACTGACATCTCCGGATGAGGCATACTTGGAAGACATGCACCAGCACGTCAACCGAACATTGAGCAGTGTACGACGTTTCAGTCAAGACTTACGACCCTCCGTGCTCGATGACCTCGGGTTGATCCCAGCGATAGAATGGCTGGTACCGGACCTGGCACAGTACTTCAAGCTTAATATCGAACTTGCGATCAATGGGACGATCCGGCGTTTCCCTCCTGAAAAAGAACTGGTGCTGTTTCGTATCGTTCAGGAGTCACTCCGCAACGTTGGTAAACACGCCGCCGCAAGTCACGTTTGGGTGATGATCGATTTCCTGCCTCAGCGTACGGTTCTCACCATCAAGGACAATGGCAAGGGTTTCCATCCTCCTGATCGTATCGGTGATCTTGCAGTCAGCGGTAAACTAGGCTTGACTGGCATGCAGGAACGGGCTCAACTCATAGGCGCTAAGATGAACATTGACTCAATTCCAGGCCAGGGCACAACCGTCATGGTGACACTGCCGGTATCTTCCACTTCCCCGGACCATCCCTATTAA
- a CDS encoding response regulator transcription factor, translating to MESEDKIKVLLADDHVIVREGTREMVQRQPDMQVVAEASDGVEAVELARVYRPDVIVMDIAMPNMNDIEATKQVKKILPTTAVLILTAYDSDQYIMALLEAGAAGYLLKNVRGNQLIDAIRAVHSGESILQPSTTRRVIDQLKSKPIKPDEGPSATLTEREMEVLKLAAKGVSNKDIADQLFVSSRTVQTHLSNIFKKLEVASRTEAILYGLKRG from the coding sequence ATGGAAAGTGAAGATAAGATCAAGGTATTGCTCGCAGATGACCACGTGATTGTCCGTGAGGGCACTCGTGAAATGGTGCAGCGACAACCGGATATGCAGGTAGTCGCCGAAGCCAGCGACGGCGTGGAAGCGGTTGAACTGGCCAGGGTGTATCGGCCGGATGTTATCGTCATGGATATCGCAATGCCCAATATGAACGATATCGAGGCTACTAAACAGGTAAAGAAAATCCTGCCGACAACCGCAGTGCTTATCCTGACCGCTTATGATTCCGACCAATATATTATGGCATTATTAGAAGCCGGCGCGGCCGGTTACCTGCTTAAAAACGTACGCGGAAACCAACTTATTGACGCGATTCGTGCCGTTCATTCGGGCGAATCCATACTGCAACCTTCCACAACACGCCGAGTCATCGATCAACTAAAGTCTAAACCGATCAAACCTGATGAGGGACCTTCGGCAACACTAACAGAACGCGAAATGGAAGTGCTGAAACTGGCCGCCAAAGGTGTCAGCAACAAGGACATCGCCGACCAGCTTTTTGTCAGCAGCCGGACCGTCCAAACGCATCTCTCCAATATTTTTAAAAAACTGGAGGTTGCCTCTCGGACAGAAGCGATTCTTTACGGCCTTAAACGCGGCTGA
- a CDS encoding DUF3786 domain-containing protein yields MPNTLSEPLFGGYERAYSESYQLAFDRLKSSDLGGICRCSRATRRSGNIIGIRFLDREYTVDIDRQTITSETGIPGITDSLVILHYLVTATDEQRYAPHPITFKELQDGRSYYPTFFKRAIAPVIERFGSSPDALIAAAEKYCGRPTSQGDVSVRFKVFPHVNLTWVLWSGDEEFPADGTVIFDATVSNFLPIEDIAALCQSIAMKLCSWTPRIHRAII; encoded by the coding sequence ATGCCAAACACACTTTCGGAACCCTTGTTTGGCGGCTATGAGCGGGCTTACTCGGAATCTTACCAGTTAGCCTTCGATAGGTTAAAAAGCTCAGACCTCGGTGGCATCTGTCGCTGCAGCCGCGCCACGCGACGGAGTGGGAACATTATAGGTATAAGATTCTTAGACCGCGAGTACACGGTCGATATTGATCGTCAAACGATTACATCCGAAACAGGCATTCCCGGTATCACCGACAGCCTGGTGATACTACACTACCTCGTCACAGCAACCGATGAGCAACGATATGCGCCCCACCCCATCACTTTCAAAGAATTGCAGGACGGGAGAAGTTATTACCCGACTTTCTTCAAACGGGCGATCGCGCCGGTGATCGAACGCTTTGGTAGTTCTCCGGATGCATTGATCGCCGCCGCCGAAAAGTATTGCGGCAGGCCAACGTCGCAAGGCGATGTCTCCGTTCGTTTCAAAGTTTTTCCACACGTAAACCTTACATGGGTGCTCTGGAGTGGCGATGAGGAATTCCCAGCCGACGGTACAGTCATCTTCGATGCTACGGTCTCCAATTTTCTTCCTATTGAAGATATTGCCGCGCTATGTCAGTCTATAGCGATGAAACTGTGTTCATGGACACCTAGAATACACCGGGCTATAATCTAA
- a CDS encoding dihydropteroate synthase, with amino-acid sequence MILIGENINVMSKTIGPALKEKHADPIQALARAETKAGVDYLDLNIGPARKTGTDLMPWLVAAIQQVSDLPLALDTTNASAIEEGLKLCRRRALINSVSLQPERVEQTLPLVKKYNAEMIGLLWGSDGMPRDTNERCMLTVDLVYKANETGIPNEDIWIDPIATPVSGEINQVTSCIDFLSALSEIAPGCKSIVGLSNVSNGTPQHLRPILNRTYLIMLARQGLHAAIVDAFDAELLDIARGRLPNIVNLVHRAMDETEIDMEVLTKKEQDYIKTVRVLNGQALYSHSWLEI; translated from the coding sequence GTGATACTCATCGGCGAAAATATCAACGTCATGTCCAAAACGATCGGACCGGCGCTCAAGGAAAAACACGCCGATCCCATACAAGCTTTGGCCAGGGCGGAAACAAAAGCTGGCGTTGACTATCTTGACCTGAACATAGGACCGGCCAGGAAAACCGGAACCGATCTCATGCCATGGCTGGTGGCCGCTATTCAACAAGTGAGCGACCTGCCGCTCGCATTGGACACAACCAACGCCTCGGCCATCGAAGAAGGGCTAAAACTGTGCAGGCGGCGTGCCCTGATCAACTCCGTGTCACTGCAGCCCGAGCGAGTGGAACAAACCCTGCCTCTGGTGAAGAAGTACAATGCCGAGATGATCGGGTTGTTGTGGGGCAGCGACGGCATGCCACGTGATACCAATGAGCGCTGCATGTTAACTGTTGACCTTGTCTACAAAGCGAATGAGACAGGCATTCCGAACGAAGATATCTGGATAGACCCAATAGCGACCCCTGTCAGCGGTGAAATCAACCAGGTAACGTCATGTATTGATTTTCTGTCCGCGCTGTCCGAAATAGCTCCCGGATGCAAGTCGATCGTCGGTTTGTCCAACGTCTCCAACGGTACACCCCAGCACCTTCGTCCAATTCTGAACCGCACCTACCTCATCATGCTCGCGCGGCAGGGACTCCATGCAGCTATCGTTGACGCTTTCGATGCGGAACTTCTCGATATTGCCCGCGGTCGGCTGCCGAATATTGTCAATTTGGTGCACCGAGCCATGGATGAGACAGAAATAGACATGGAGGTGTTGACCAAAAAGGAACAGGATTATATTAAAACGGTTCGGGTACTGAACGGTCAGGCTTTATATTCTCATTCGTGGTTAGAAATTTAA
- the acsC gene encoding acetyl-CoA decarbonylase/synthase complex subunit gamma: MALSGIEIFKYLPKTNCGKCGVPTCLAFAMSLAAGKAELTACPFISEESKTKLEEASAPPIRPVSIMTGGNPLKIGGETVMFRHEKRFENPPGLAIVISDTMNDTEIARRLKSLHSHTYTRVGATLKPELVALKYESGDSSTYAALAAKAKNQTDAGIILMCQDAGAINAAAEACDDRKPIICAITLSNLETLAAPAKELSLPVVAHADTLDELTELTRRLTDLGIKDIILDTGARDLKKALADQVGLRRLALLKKFRLLGFPTIVFPAEMTDNPIKESLIASALMAKYAGIIVLSDFKGETLFPLLVARLNLYTDPQRPLATAEGIYDINGPDENSPVAITCNFSLTYFIVSGEIENTRMPAHLLIKDTEGLSVMTAWAAGKFGADNIGGFVKKSGIAERVKHRKLIIPGYIAQESGGLEEELPDWEIMVGPREAAHLLPYLKSNWKP; encoded by the coding sequence ATGGCACTGTCCGGCATCGAAATTTTTAAATATTTACCCAAAACCAATTGCGGTAAGTGCGGTGTCCCAACCTGTTTGGCTTTCGCTATGAGCCTGGCGGCTGGCAAGGCTGAACTCACCGCGTGCCCGTTTATCAGTGAAGAATCGAAAACAAAACTCGAGGAGGCTTCGGCGCCTCCCATCCGCCCGGTAAGCATCATGACGGGTGGCAATCCGCTTAAAATCGGCGGTGAAACCGTGATGTTCCGCCATGAGAAACGATTCGAGAACCCGCCTGGGTTAGCCATCGTTATCAGCGATACGATGAATGACACAGAAATAGCCCGCCGGCTGAAAAGTCTCCATTCCCATACTTACACTCGCGTCGGAGCCACGCTAAAACCGGAACTGGTTGCTCTAAAATATGAATCAGGCGATTCAAGTACTTATGCCGCTCTGGCCGCGAAAGCGAAAAACCAAACAGATGCAGGAATCATCCTCATGTGCCAGGACGCCGGAGCGATCAATGCTGCGGCTGAAGCCTGCGATGATCGCAAACCGATAATATGTGCCATTACCCTCTCAAACTTGGAAACCCTGGCCGCACCGGCTAAGGAACTATCGCTCCCGGTGGTTGCCCATGCTGACACGCTTGATGAATTGACCGAACTCACACGACGATTGACAGACCTTGGCATCAAGGACATCATCCTGGACACCGGCGCCCGCGATTTGAAGAAAGCGCTGGCAGACCAAGTTGGCTTGCGCCGTTTAGCACTGCTCAAAAAGTTCAGGTTGCTGGGTTTCCCAACCATAGTTTTTCCAGCGGAGATGACCGACAACCCTATCAAAGAATCTCTTATCGCCAGCGCATTAATGGCCAAGTATGCCGGTATAATCGTGCTTTCCGATTTCAAAGGGGAGACCCTTTTTCCTCTGCTGGTAGCCCGCCTTAACCTGTACACCGACCCTCAGCGGCCGCTGGCTACCGCCGAAGGGATATACGACATCAACGGCCCGGATGAAAATTCACCGGTAGCAATCACCTGCAATTTCTCATTAACCTATTTTATCGTCTCCGGTGAAATAGAGAATACCCGCATGCCGGCACATCTCCTCATCAAAGACACTGAAGGACTTTCGGTTATGACCGCCTGGGCTGCCGGTAAATTCGGCGCGGACAACATAGGAGGTTTCGTCAAAAAAAGTGGCATCGCCGAACGCGTAAAACATCGTAAACTTATCATTCCGGGTTATATCGCCCAGGAAAGCGGCGGACTGGAAGAAGAATTGCCGGATTGGGAGATCATGGTCGGACCCCGGGAAGCAGCCCACCTTTTACCTTATCTTAAGTCCAATTGGAAACCTTAG
- the acsB gene encoding acetyl-CoA decarbonylase/synthase complex subunit alpha/beta yields MSRIIITGAVRGAWKIFKTAETAWRQAAADHFENTPIGFPNTAYYLPVIYAVTGMKVEMLKDIAPVIDRCHALLPAPNAEPDSVGLAGVLDAGMAALFAAEIIEALRYLNTPGFYTGMETQVVENLWMGAADDVILRKRGVEFVDGSAPGFAVILGAAADDQAAVRIATELQQRNLYVFMSASHHGDRFSEQLERSGIQVGWPTRLVPFGPDISSSVFALGFASRVALSFGNITPGDQRQLFSYSKERIAAFVIALGEVTNEWYAVAAGALNFGFPVIADTSIPSLTLGEPPVELIVSGVPYEKIVSRATEVRGLKVVVSEVPVPVAYGPAFEGERVRGEDIYLECGGGRTPMVEWVTSKPMEAIQDGLVEVIGPEITDVPPGSRLPMAIVVEVAGRQMEEDYEPILERQVHHLINYAQGVMHIGQRDIAWLRIGKGAFEKGFRLEHIGKLLHAKLHQDFGRIFDKLQVKIFTIEGDVTNIASKAKEVYANRDARIEGMTDETTDTFYSCLLCQSFAPSHVCVVSPERTGLCGSYNWMDCKASFEISPTGPNQPVPKGETIDARTGQWKGVNEFVFKASRGKVDHYNFYSILIDPMTACGCMECIAAILPLCNGVMTVNREFANMTPSGMKFTTLAGTIGGGVTTPGFVGHSKYNITQRKFLAAEGGIKRLVWMPRSLKEEIADRFNERAIEIGIPDLLDRIADESVGTTEEDILAFLTEKNHPAITMEPLL; encoded by the coding sequence ATGTCCAGAATAATCATAACCGGCGCCGTGCGCGGCGCCTGGAAAATCTTCAAGACAGCAGAAACCGCGTGGCGACAGGCGGCAGCTGATCATTTCGAGAACACTCCGATTGGATTCCCGAATACCGCCTATTACCTGCCGGTTATCTATGCCGTCACCGGCATGAAAGTCGAAATGCTCAAAGACATTGCTCCAGTTATAGATCGCTGCCACGCCTTGCTGCCAGCACCTAATGCGGAACCGGACTCAGTCGGGTTAGCCGGAGTGCTGGACGCCGGTATGGCTGCCCTCTTCGCCGCCGAAATCATCGAAGCACTAAGATATTTGAATACTCCCGGTTTTTACACCGGAATGGAAACGCAGGTCGTGGAAAACCTCTGGATGGGTGCCGCTGACGACGTGATATTGCGGAAACGGGGCGTCGAATTCGTCGACGGCAGCGCTCCCGGATTCGCCGTCATCCTCGGCGCGGCGGCGGACGACCAGGCGGCTGTCCGCATCGCCACAGAGTTGCAACAGCGGAATCTCTACGTTTTTATGAGCGCATCCCACCATGGTGACCGTTTCAGTGAGCAACTCGAACGGAGCGGTATCCAGGTCGGCTGGCCAACGCGGCTCGTCCCCTTCGGTCCTGATATCTCATCCTCGGTTTTCGCCTTGGGATTTGCTTCACGCGTAGCCTTATCTTTCGGTAATATCACGCCCGGGGATCAAAGACAGTTATTTTCTTACAGCAAAGAACGCATCGCAGCCTTCGTCATCGCCCTTGGTGAAGTGACCAACGAATGGTATGCCGTCGCCGCAGGAGCGCTTAATTTCGGCTTCCCTGTAATCGCCGACACCTCGATACCCTCATTGACCCTGGGTGAACCGCCGGTCGAACTGATAGTATCCGGGGTGCCCTATGAGAAAATAGTATCGCGAGCCACTGAAGTTCGTGGCTTGAAAGTCGTAGTTTCCGAAGTGCCGGTACCAGTTGCCTACGGTCCCGCCTTTGAAGGCGAACGCGTACGCGGTGAGGATATCTACCTGGAATGTGGCGGCGGGCGCACTCCAATGGTGGAATGGGTTACGTCCAAACCGATGGAAGCCATTCAAGACGGGTTGGTCGAAGTTATCGGTCCTGAGATCACCGATGTTCCTCCCGGCAGCAGACTGCCGATGGCGATCGTTGTTGAAGTGGCTGGCCGGCAAATGGAAGAAGATTACGAACCTATATTAGAGCGACAAGTGCACCATCTCATCAATTACGCTCAAGGGGTGATGCACATCGGTCAGCGCGATATCGCCTGGTTACGTATCGGTAAAGGCGCCTTCGAAAAAGGATTCCGGCTGGAACATATCGGCAAGCTGTTGCACGCAAAATTGCACCAGGATTTCGGACGTATTTTCGACAAACTCCAGGTGAAAATTTTCACCATTGAAGGTGATGTCACGAATATCGCCAGCAAAGCTAAAGAGGTCTATGCTAACCGGGACGCTAGAATCGAAGGAATGACTGACGAAACGACCGACACATTTTATTCCTGCCTCCTTTGTCAGTCTTTTGCCCCTTCTCATGTATGTGTCGTCAGTCCCGAGCGTACCGGTTTGTGTGGTTCGTATAACTGGATGGATTGTAAAGCCTCTTTTGAGATCAGTCCCACCGGTCCCAACCAACCGGTACCCAAGGGCGAAACGATCGACGCCCGAACGGGTCAATGGAAAGGGGTTAATGAATTTGTATTTAAAGCCTCCCGGGGTAAGGTGGACCACTACAATTTCTATAGTATTCTGATTGATCCGATGACCGCCTGCGGCTGTATGGAATGTATCGCCGCGATATTGCCTTTATGCAACGGAGTCATGACCGTCAACCGGGAATTCGCTAATATGACACCCAGCGGTATGAAATTTACCACCCTGGCCGGTACCATCGGCGGCGGTGTGACCACACCCGGTTTCGTGGGACACTCAAAATACAACATCACTCAACGCAAGTTCCTGGCTGCTGAAGGCGGTATTAAACGTCTGGTCTGGATGCCACGCTCTCTCAAAGAAGAGATCGCCGACCGGTTCAACGAAAGAGCAATTGAGATTGGCATCCCCGACCTTCTGGACCGTATCGCAGATGAGAGTGTCGGCACCACCGAAGAAGACATACTTGCTTTTCTGACCGAAAAAAACCACCCGGCGATAACCATGGAACCCTTATTGTAA
- a CDS encoding acetyl-CoA decarbonylase/synthase complex subunit delta has protein sequence MPIEIPHLNYNGRIHQIQMGDGAKSIEVGGESCYPFYKFEGNMPNTPRIAMEVYDEAPDDWPEAAIAPFADVLGDPVAWAKKCVESYGAEMICLQLQSTDPNGTNRSAEETAQLVKKVAAAIDVPLVIWGTANPEKDTEVLRAVAEAVQDRRLALGPVEEGNYKKIGATAMAYNHIVIASSPIDINLAKQLNILMSNLGIKESNIIMDPTVSSIGYGIEYAYSVMERIRMAALTQQDEKLQFPLICNIARETWKSKEAKAVEADDPSYGNDGERGITLEAMSATLLLLAGADILIMRHPEAIRLTREMISELS, from the coding sequence ATGCCCATTGAAATACCTCATCTAAACTATAACGGCCGTATTCATCAGATACAGATGGGTGACGGCGCTAAATCCATTGAAGTCGGTGGAGAAAGCTGCTATCCGTTCTACAAGTTCGAAGGCAACATGCCAAACACTCCACGCATCGCCATGGAAGTCTATGATGAAGCACCGGATGATTGGCCGGAAGCAGCGATAGCGCCCTTTGCCGACGTGCTGGGAGACCCTGTTGCCTGGGCAAAGAAGTGTGTCGAATCATACGGCGCCGAGATGATCTGTCTGCAACTACAAAGCACCGACCCCAACGGAACTAATCGTAGCGCGGAAGAGACCGCCCAGCTGGTAAAGAAAGTGGCCGCCGCCATCGACGTTCCATTGGTCATCTGGGGCACGGCCAATCCCGAAAAAGACACCGAAGTGTTACGGGCTGTGGCTGAAGCCGTCCAGGACCGACGATTGGCGCTGGGCCCGGTGGAAGAAGGTAACTACAAGAAAATCGGTGCCACAGCCATGGCTTACAACCATATCGTTATCGCTTCCAGCCCCATCGATATCAATCTGGCTAAGCAGCTTAACATCCTGATGTCCAATCTGGGCATAAAAGAATCAAATATCATCATGGACCCGACGGTCAGTTCCATCGGTTATGGGATCGAATACGCCTATTCCGTAATGGAGCGCATCCGCATGGCTGCCCTGACCCAACAGGATGAAAAGTTGCAGTTTCCGCTCATCTGCAACATTGCCCGCGAAACATGGAAATCCAAGGAAGCCAAGGCCGTCGAAGCCGATGACCCGAGTTATGGGAACGACGGCGAGCGCGGCATTACCCTGGAGGCGATGAGTGCAACATTGTTACTGTTGGCTGGCGCTGATATCCTCATCATGCGCCATCCGGAAGCAATAAGGTTGACCCGAGAGATGATATCGGAATTAAGCTGA
- a CDS encoding tetrahydrofolate dehydrogenase/cyclohydrolase catalytic domain-containing protein, protein MTARIISGTEIAKQIREELQREIDDLKEKYDLTPGLATVIVGDDPASQTYVSTKIKACQALGLYSANYPLPGTVSENELLNLVGQLNSDPKIHGILVQVPLPRHIDEGRVLTAISPDKDVDGFHPVSVGRMVIGQPTFLPCTPHGIQELLIHAGVPTEGAEVVIVGRSNIVGKPVANILLQKAAGANSTVTVCHSATRDIASHTRRADILIAAIGKPKFITADMVKPGATVIDVGTNEIGKTPAGKRILSGDVDFDNVREIAGAITPVPGGVGPMTIVMLMTNTVKAAKLAHGLK, encoded by the coding sequence ATGACAGCACGGATAATAAGCGGTACCGAGATCGCAAAACAGATCCGCGAGGAACTCCAGAGAGAAATCGACGATCTGAAAGAAAAATATGACCTCACGCCCGGATTGGCCACGGTCATCGTTGGCGACGACCCGGCGTCCCAGACTTACGTCAGCACCAAGATCAAAGCCTGTCAGGCGCTTGGACTCTATTCAGCCAATTATCCCCTGCCGGGTACGGTATCGGAAAATGAACTACTAAACCTGGTAGGACAATTAAACTCTGATCCCAAAATCCATGGAATCCTGGTCCAGGTACCACTGCCCCGCCATATCGACGAAGGCCGGGTTTTGACGGCTATCAGCCCGGATAAGGACGTGGATGGTTTTCATCCGGTAAGCGTCGGGCGGATGGTGATCGGTCAACCCACCTTCCTGCCCTGTACACCTCATGGCATCCAGGAACTATTGATCCATGCCGGAGTACCGACCGAGGGAGCGGAAGTGGTGATCGTTGGCCGCTCCAACATCGTGGGGAAACCTGTGGCTAATATTTTATTGCAGAAAGCCGCCGGTGCTAATTCCACGGTTACGGTATGCCATAGTGCCACCCGGGACATCGCCAGCCATACCCGCCGTGCCGATATATTGATCGCCGCCATCGGCAAGCCGAAGTTCATCACTGCCGACATGGTCAAGCCGGGTGCAACAGTCATCGATGTGGGAACCAATGAGATCGGAAAAACCCCTGCCGGCAAGCGTATCTTGTCGGGAGACGTGGATTTTGATAATGTTAGAGAAATCGCCGGTGCCATCACCCCGGTACCCGGCGGTGTCGGCCCTATGACGATCGTCATGCTGATGACCAATACGGTCAAAGCCGCCAAACTTGCCCATGGACTGAAGTGA
- a CDS encoding AAA family ATPase, with protein sequence MTVTIAMAGKGGTGKTSIAGLIIRYLVKHGGAPVLAVDADPAANLGLGLGLDIERTIGSVLAGFNENKITIPSGMSKDAYLNIKFSEAIVESRGVDLITMGRGEGAGCYCFPNNVLKDFIDKLTPNYQYMVMDNEAGLEHLSRGTTGNVDELIIVSNHSIKGVRTIATVMQLVQELDLNIKRKWVVINQAPAEIDPLVEAEMDRLGISPTVVVPTDELIMEYDLHQHSLLEMPDDSAAVRAIDRLMQNLRLHKLNEVKT encoded by the coding sequence ATGACAGTTACCATTGCAATGGCCGGTAAAGGCGGTACCGGTAAAACGTCGATCGCCGGTTTGATCATTCGATACCTGGTCAAACACGGCGGTGCACCGGTTCTGGCGGTTGACGCCGATCCGGCTGCTAACCTGGGACTTGGATTGGGCCTTGATATCGAGAGAACGATTGGATCGGTGCTGGCCGGGTTCAACGAAAATAAGATCACTATCCCATCCGGAATGTCCAAGGACGCTTACCTCAATATCAAGTTCAGTGAGGCGATCGTCGAAAGCCGGGGCGTTGACCTCATCACCATGGGGCGGGGGGAAGGCGCCGGGTGCTACTGTTTTCCAAATAACGTCTTGAAAGATTTCATCGATAAGTTGACGCCGAATTACCAGTACATGGTCATGGACAATGAAGCCGGACTGGAACATCTCTCCCGCGGCACGACAGGGAACGTCGATGAACTCATAATCGTATCCAACCACTCGATAAAAGGAGTGCGTACCATCGCCACGGTTATGCAGCTGGTGCAAGAATTAGACTTGAACATTAAACGGAAGTGGGTCGTAATAAACCAGGCTCCGGCAGAAATCGACCCACTGGTGGAAGCTGAAATGGACCGATTGGGGATCTCGCCCACTGTGGTAGTACCCACCGATGAACTCATCATGGAATACGACTTGCATCAACACTCATTACTCGAAATGCCCGATGATTCGGCAGCAGTACGGGCAATCGATAGACTGATGCAAAATCTCCGGCTTCACAAATTGAATGAGGTAAAAACATGA